The Neptunomonas concharum genomic interval GAGAGATAGTAAAACAGAATGTATAGTAGGTAAAAAAAAATTAGCTCCTCATATTGTCATAGGTATGAGTGATGACTCTTCAATAATGCAAGAAGAAATATTTGGTCCATTACTGCCTATAAAAACATATAAAGATATGTCCACTGTATCCAAGTATATTAATTCACACGCAAACCCTTTAGGGTTGTACGTCTTTAGCCATAGAAAGTCATTTCAAAATTATTTCTTAAACAATACACTATCTGGCGCAATCGCCATTAATGACTGTGCACTACAAGTTGCACAGCATGATATGCCTTTTGGTGGAATAGGCGAAAGTGGAATGGGACACTATCATGCGCATGAAGGCTTTAAAGAATTTTCCAAGCTAAAACCTATTTTTAAACAAGCAAAGTTTTCCAGCATTGAATTACTCTACCCCCCTTACGGAAAGCGATTTGATTTTATACTAAAAGCAATGTTAAAACTAAAAATATAATACTAATTAGATGTAAAAAACTTCATTACTCTGTAATAAAAATGGTGAGTGTTTCAATAGAAACCCTCACCTTAGAGATTTTACTTATTAGTTTTTTCTTGTGGACCGTATAGAATAACCGCAAGTGCAGGTAGAATTGTTAATGCTCCTATCATATTCCAAATAAACATAAAAGTTAGCAACACACCCATATCAGCTTGAAATTTGATGGGAGAGAAAATCCAAGTGGCCACACCAATAGCAAGAGTGATACCTGTAAAAGAAACAGCTTTTCCTGTTGTTTTTAGTGTCTCTAAATACGACATTTTCATTGAGTGCCCTAACTTGAGATAGGATTGTAGCCGACTGAATATATATATTCCGTAATCTACGCCTATACCTACTCCCAATGCAATAACTGGCAGCGTCGCTACTTTAACCCCAATTCCCATCGCGACCATCAATGCTTGGCAGAGAATAGAAGTTAAAACAAGGGGCAAGACAATACACATTGTTGCACGCCATGAACCGAACATTAGTAAGCACATTGCAGCCACAGCAATATATACATAAATAAGCATCTCATATTGCGCATGATCGATAACTTCGTTTGTCGCTGCCTCGTACGCCGCGCTACCGTCTCCTAGACGAATCCAAATATCATTATCATTATGAGTGTTTGCAAAACGCCTAACCACACCGACTACTGCCGATAGTGTAGTTTGTTTGTGATCACTTAATTCAACTGTGATTATATGCTTTGAGCAATTACCTCTATCCGAAACTACAGCTAATCCGATATTCGACACAGCACGACTAAGCACACGTTCATCACGAGGTAATGCCATCATTTTAAGGTTACCCTCGTTGCCCAAATACCGGCTTATTTTGGCACGAGTTGCTGGTGAAGAAACTTTTTGGACACCCTCAACATTTTGCAACTCCCAACCGAGCCGATCTATCAACTCAATCACCTTAAATGTCTCACACTGTCCAATTGGTGTTTCAACAAATACATTTAGAATGTCTGTGCTGGTGGAAAAATTAGAGGTTATATAAAGATTATCTTGGTTGTAGCGCGAATCACTTCGTAATTCTGGGGCGCCCTGTTGTAAATCTCCTATCTTAATTTGTAAACTATATTCAAACCCAATTAGAGACGCGGCTAACGTAATCAAGAGTACAACTTGTGCCCTTTTGGGTTCTGCAAAGCGCCCTAACCATGCCAGAAACGTGTTTTTCTGCTCGAGTTTGTATTGAGCATGCTCTACACACTGCTGAGTTACTCCAACATAAGACATAATAATAGGCAGCAATACAAGGTTTGCAAAAATAACAACTACCACTCCCATACATGCAACAATAGCAAGATCTTTAATTGCACCTATATCAATTATAAATAGCATTGCAAAGCCAATACCATCACTCACTAACGCAACCAATCCAGCCTTATGCAATAAGTGAAATGATACTTTCGCAGAATCTATATTCGAGCGTCCTTTGGCAACTTCATGAGAAAATGCATTAATAACTTGTACACCATGACTTACGGCTATTGCAAAAATAAGAAAAGGAACAAGGATTGAGTAAACCCCAAGATCAAACCCAAGCAGATTAAGTACTCCAAGCTGGCAGATGACCGCAATGATAGAGCACATAATAGGGACCAATGTTGCTTTTAGACAACGAGAGTATTGATACAGCAACACCATGGTTATAAATGCTGCTATAAAGAAATAAATAGCGACTTGTTCAAATCCATCAACAAGATCAGATATTTTTTGTAGCTCTCCAATAACATAAATATCCAAACCTAGGGCTTGGTATTTTTCTCGAATATGGTCTAAATGATCAGTAAATTCATGTGTATCTAGTCGTTCGCCTGTGGTTGGGCTGTACGTAAGCACCTCAAAACTAATCATAGAGGATTTAAAATCGTTTGCAACGTAGCTACCAACAATCCCCGCATTGAGGATATTGTTTCTGATTTTAACCATAGACTCGGGGCTATCAACTAAAATATTATTATCAAGAACAGGACCGCTATCAAACCCTTCTGGAGTAATACCAAACCAAAGCATATTAGGAGCCCAAAGTGACTTTAAACCCGCAGTATCAACCCCCTTTAGCAAAGAAACTTCATCATTCAACTTTTGGAGTTTAAGTAGATAATCATACTCAAGAATATTTCTACCCTGATTTGCCACCGCTATCCTAATAAAACTACCTCCAACTTTATCATCTCTAAATTTTTTAGAATTTTCTATAAACTCATGGCTTGCTGGCAGGAGTCTTTCTAACCGCGTATCAGCATTAATAAAAGACGCTCTATACCCCAAAAATATTGTTAAAATAGTAGTTGCGATCAGAAACAAAAATCGGTGTTTAAAAAGCTGCTCTGTGAGTACAGAAAACTTATAAATATATAGATTATTCATACTATTTCCTCTGCGTACCTAATGAGCTTACCGATATAATCTGAATCCCTCCTAAGCCTACAATCCCAATTAATTCTTTATCTAGTAGCTCTATACCACTCAATGGAAGCCCTGTTTCAGAAGAGGACAATTTGGACAGTTTTGTATCTAAATCAACGACTACTACAGCCCCATCCGCTGCAGAAAGTAGTGCCCTTCTTTCATTTAACCAAACTCCACTACTCAGGCCCGCCTGCGTTCCTGTCTCTATTTGTGTCCAATTTTCACCGTTATCCTCAGACAACATCAGCACACCACCGACACCAAATGCTAATATGCTGTCTGAACCGGCTTCATTCCCCTGCACAATCAGTCCATGAAATGAGCCTTTATGAGAAGTCCTAAGTGCTTGAAAGTTTTCGCCATGATCAGTTGACCTGAAAATCAAACCGGACTCAGATGCGATGTAAATATTGCCTTTCGAGCCGGCTCCTATAGAAAAAAGATGCCATTCGTCATCATTATCTATATGTGTTTGCCAATTTTCCCATGTATGCCCGCCATCGGAAGTACGAAGTAATGTATTGAAGGCACCTACCGCATAGCCTTGCTGAATATCCTGAAACCAAACGTCCAACAGTGACCCCTTTGATTCACCTGCCCTAGCATCGTATTGATGTATCCACTTCTGACCACCATTATTGGTTTTTAAAATGACTTGATCTTCACCAACAGCCCAACCTGTTTTACCATCCGGAAAGAACACCGCATTTAAGTGTGTGCTAGAGGGCACATCCGCTTGAAGCCATGATAGCCCCCGGTTATCTGAATAAATGATGATACCTCTTTCACCAACACATACTGTTCGTGTAGGAATAGTAACGATATCCAAAAGTAAGGCATATTTAGCGATAGAGGACGGGATGGGCGCGATATCTAGCGGGTCTTGATACTCAGCATACGCTGAACAGCTCAGCAGTGAGCAAATAAATATCTTCAGGGCTAATTGATTTATACTGTGTTTGAAAGTTGAATAGTACATTTAATATTCTTCTTGAGCGAATAAAATGGGGGACAAAGAGTGCCCCCTATAGAGCGGTTTAGCGCCCTCTACGACGAAGCGCAGCCGCAGTAAAGTAGGACGCATTAGGTGGAGTGGCCGCAAAGTTATATCCTATTCCTTCAGCGGGAAGGCCAATTACATGATACCCCCCCTCCTTCAGGTCAATATTGGTATATGCACCTGCAGAAACAAGTGGAATTTCCGGAGCTACAACAGGATAAGAGTACCCAATACGCCAGAGTTCACCGCTGCCATCATAGCGTTCAGAGGCTAGAATTCTCCAACTATCTTCATCAAGATATTTTATTCGCTTCTGATATAAATGCCTCTGACCTTCCTTAACAGTGCCTTCAACAACCCAAACCCGGTGTAATTCATAGCGTATTAAGTCAGGGTTGATATATGGAGTTGTTGTAATATCCGCTATTTTATTTTTAGGTGAGTTAAGCCGGTTATTGTTATACGGCACATACATCTCTTTCTTGCCAATTAATGTCCAGTCATAACGCTCGGGAGAGCCACTGTAGACGTCAACATCATCAATAACATTTAAAGCTCTATCTGGCGTATCAAATTTCAAACTAGGTGCCCTTCTTACACGTCTTTCGCCTGGATCATAGCTCCATGCTTGACGCGGTGCTTTTGATGCATTGACACTATCGATAACAACAACCCCCTCTCCCGCATCACGCGCTGGTTGTGTATACTGAACCGATGTTTTGAACAGAACATCTTCGTTCTTAGATGTTGTAGCCAAATCTTGGAAGGGACTGTACATCATCATTTCGTATGTCCAGTCCTGACGCTGACCATTGTTAAAGATAATCGCTTCCTGAGCGGTTACACTTCGGACTGCAGAGTTTGGATTACTTAACAAGTAATTCCATATTGCTTCACTTCCAGACTTGGGAATTGGAAACGGTATACCACCTGCGGCGCCTTCAACACCTTTGCCCTCATCCACTAACTTAGCTGACGTAGCATTGTTTTTAGTTGCACTATAAAAGGCATCTGGAAAAGCTGCCGTACGACGTGTGGGATAAATATCCATTCGAAAATCATCAGGATAAATTTCAAATAAGGCTCTTGTTCCCGGAGTTAACTGATCTGCGTAATTTTTGTAATTAGCAGATGTAATCGTGAACACGACCTTGTCTTGGCTGTATGGGTTAGGACGATCAAACTCTTCATTAGGCCATCCTGGAAGAGGGCTTGTTAAACCACCTGTCCATGCTGGGATGGAGCCATCAGCGTTTCCCTTTCTCTCTGCCCCTACTGGAGTTAAATCAGTAACCAACCTCTCTGATTCTTCAGGGCTTACCGCTGCAAATACAACTGAACATCCTAGAAGAAAAGGAGCTACCAAAATGCCTAAAACTTTTTGCTTACACATAATACTAACCTCTCGGAACACTCGTATTAAAACTTGTAATTGATAGAAAACTGGTAGCTATCCAAATCTTCATAATCAGACTCTTCTTGATCAAAGCGGTTGTAACCCAGTGATGCTTCCCATTCATTACTGAAATTAGCTTTCAATGTTGTGGACAACTGCGTTCGGCCTTCAGCAAAGTTGCCATAGAAGTGAGAGTAGCCTTCAATGTCGTGTTGCAAAAACACCGTTAGTGATAGGTCTACGGCTGGAAGGACAGAAAACCATGTGCCGGTCCATTGGCCGGCAACGCCATAGGAAATATTATCTGCCGATTGAGTCGAACCAATAAGGTTATTAGACCCGTCTCGCGTAACCGATTGGTGGACTGTTACATTACGCGCATTTCCACTGAGATAGTCGATACCAAATTGAGTAAGCACCTGTTGGGAATCAATACCTAAAAAGCCTTTCCCTCCAACCCAGAGAGTATTTACCGTTAGATTAAGCGTATCGTGTTTGCTTACCCCCAAAGACCCAGGAGCAGCACCAAAAGCACCAATGCCGCTATTCAAATTCATCAAAGGACGGTCAGGCCTATACGCAATTTCTCCTGCAATCGCTATACCGCCTATGGTGGTGGCTAAACTAGCGCCAAACATATCAATGTTTTCAGGCCAGAACTGGCGCGCACAAAGCAAAGAAGTAAATGAACAAGCGCCACCATTAGTAGCATTTAGCGCGGAAAGATCTACTGTAGACTCAAAGAAAGCTAGTTTTTCATGATAACGGCTATAATAAACCCCAAACTCATAGTCATCCCCTATCAATCCGCGATATGAAATACCCCATTGGCCCGTATCGTCAGGAGTACGTTCACTATCAACATAACTAATATCATTGGGTAATCCCAGAAATGCCCCCGACCTCACTATAGTCTCAGAATTACCACGATATAGTGGATCAGCACCATATTGAGTACCAGCAATTGGCATTTCTGAACGGAGCCATTCTGCTTGATAATAAGCGGACAGTGCTCCGGTATCACCTATACCTAGCTGCCCATAAAGCGTGTTAGTCCCTACAAATGCTTGCTTAAATTCAGTCCCAGGTGTAGTTAACTTGCTAATATTGAGAGGAGTTTGAGTTGAAACACCATCAAGAAAGAAAAGTCCCTCGCCCCAATTTATAACCTGCTTCCCTAGTCTAATTTCAAGAGGTTTCTCTCCTATATTAAACTCACCGTATACATATACATCCAATAGATTGAACGTGTTTCCAGCGTAATCCTTTGCCGCATTAGACCAACGCCCAGCCGATCCTAATCCATTGCCGCCGAGCAACACCGTAGACAATGGATCTATAGCCCCCGAGTCCATAATCTTAGAATCATATTGATAGGCAGCTGACATAATTAAACCGTAGTTACGCCAACCCATATCGAGATCCAATCCAGCGCTGTATATATTACTGAATTGATCCCCAGCATTTGGCACCCGAAGCTCAGTAAGTTCGTTCAAACCTAGCGCATTAGGATCAGCTTGTTTATTTTCAGCACGGATCGATGTTGCATAACCCAACGTAACATCCAAATTCCCAGTTAGCTCACTATCACTGCTAAAAGGGAGCTGGACTGCGTGGGATACGTTTGAAAAGAGTAATGCACCCAAACTAACAACAGAGAGCAATACAGCTCTTCGTTGCTCAATGGCAATATCTCGCATGTTGCGACCTCATTATTATATTTATTTGAGTTCAATCGCTTTTGATGAGCAAGATCACCTTATCGGAACCACCAACCCTGCAAAGTAGGGCACTATGCATTGCAAAGAGAATCTCAGTTTTCAAAAACCAGAGCTTTATTCAAAGTATCGGTTTTTATTGGACTTGACCCTAGATAGGTAAATCAGCACACCAAAAGTTACATATAAGCTACCATTCGCCATCCAAAGCAACCCGACATACAGTGCCACTTGATCTAACATCTAACGCCAAATTGGTAGTGTTTAAAAACGATAGGAAAATCTGAAGTCTAATTCTGATATTAGGCGTATTAATACATCTAGATACTCAGGCCTATATTCAAACATAGGCCAAGTAACTCGCTCGCAATATTAGTCTAAAAAAAACTGTAAAGGGGTGAATAATATCGTAGTGAAGGTTTGCGCAAGCCCTCTCGTCATTTTTTCTTTGTATTTTTCAAACGATATTGTTTTCGATTGCGTATTTCGCAAGGCCAGCAGCCGTTTGGATATTGAGCTTTTGTTTGATGTTTTGACGGTGGGTTTCGACTGTTCTAACGGAGATATCCAGCTTGCGCGCGATATCTTTGTTACTGCCGCCTTCTGCTAAGAGCTTCAGCACGCTCTCTTCTCGCTTAGTCAGGCAGGGACGATCTTCATTGTATGAATGTTTATTATCCGGAGCAAACTGCTTTACAAGCGCCTCGGATGCCCGTGAGCTGAAATAGGTTCCTCCTTGGTTGACCACTTCAATCGCTCTTACCAATTCTTCTGATGCGACGTCCTTGAGGACATAGCCCGCTGCGCCAGACTGCATCAGTTGCAGGATATATTCACGGTTTTCATGCATGGATAAAATCAGTACACGACAAGCAGGAAAGCGTAACTGCATCTCTTTTGTTGCTTCAAGGCCGTTCATCACCGGCATGGATACATCCATCAGTACAACAGCGGGGGATAAACTTTCAGCCAGTTCAAGCGCTTCTAGCCCATTACTCGCTTGCCCTACGACCTCAATCCCAGGTTCACTGGATAAACAAGCATTAATGCCGTCCAATACCAATGGGTGATCATCCACTAATAACACTCGTATCATTTTGCTTCCTCTGTACGCATCTAGGCTAAGGGTAGTTTAACCGTTAGCTGAGTGCCACTACCCGGTTCGGAAGTGAGTAAAAACTCGCCACTGAGCAACTCAATGCGATCATGCATGTTACGTAAACCAATACCCTCCCCCAAAGTTTGGTTAGCTTTGAAGCCACAGCCATTATCTTTGAGTGTGGTCCAGATATAGCCGCCTTGTACCCAGGTTTTAAGACGTACTTCATCCGCTCCCGAATGCTTATCGACATTACAAAGTGCCTCTTGGACGACTCGGTACAGCGTGATCTCTATATCTTCGGGCAGACGCTGTGCAGGAAAATCCAGTTGCGTTTCTACGATAATGCCCGTTCGGGCTTCATATTCATCGAGTAAGCTTTTCAGGGCTGAGGTGAGCCCCAGATCATCCAGCAGGCTTGGCCGTAGATCGTGGGATATACGCCGCACCTCTTGGATCGCCTGATTCAGAACATCCACGCCTTTAGACAGATCCTCTTCAGCGGTTTTATCCCCTTTACGAATCTTATTCAGGCCCAGTTCTACCCGAAACTTCACGGATACCATTAATTGATTGATGCCATCATGCAGCTCTCTGGCAAAGCGACGCCTTTGTCCTACTTGAAACTGTACCGATTTGTGAGCCAGCTCTCTTAAGCGAGCATCGGCCAAACGACTTTCATGGACATTAATCGCAATCCCAATCATGACAATAATGATGGCCGTTGCAGAGGTGATCACCAAAACAGTAAAAAAGGTATTGCGTATATTGTGGGTGACTTGCTGCCGTGTTTTGGCCACCTCTTTCGCAATGTCATCGACATAGAGGCCTGTTCCCATCATCCAGCCCCACTTGGGT includes:
- a CDS encoding efflux RND transporter permease subunit codes for the protein MNNLYIYKFSVLTEQLFKHRFLFLIATTILTIFLGYRASFINADTRLERLLPASHEFIENSKKFRDDKVGGSFIRIAVANQGRNILEYDYLLKLQKLNDEVSLLKGVDTAGLKSLWAPNMLWFGITPEGFDSGPVLDNNILVDSPESMVKIRNNILNAGIVGSYVANDFKSSMISFEVLTYSPTTGERLDTHEFTDHLDHIREKYQALGLDIYVIGELQKISDLVDGFEQVAIYFFIAAFITMVLLYQYSRCLKATLVPIMCSIIAVICQLGVLNLLGFDLGVYSILVPFLIFAIAVSHGVQVINAFSHEVAKGRSNIDSAKVSFHLLHKAGLVALVSDGIGFAMLFIIDIGAIKDLAIVACMGVVVVIFANLVLLPIIMSYVGVTQQCVEHAQYKLEQKNTFLAWLGRFAEPKRAQVVLLITLAASLIGFEYSLQIKIGDLQQGAPELRSDSRYNQDNLYITSNFSTSTDILNVFVETPIGQCETFKVIELIDRLGWELQNVEGVQKVSSPATRAKISRYLGNEGNLKMMALPRDERVLSRAVSNIGLAVVSDRGNCSKHIITVELSDHKQTTLSAVVGVVRRFANTHNDNDIWIRLGDGSAAYEAATNEVIDHAQYEMLIYVYIAVAAMCLLMFGSWRATMCIVLPLVLTSILCQALMVAMGIGVKVATLPVIALGVGIGVDYGIYIFSRLQSYLKLGHSMKMSYLETLKTTGKAVSFTGITLAIGVATWIFSPIKFQADMGVLLTFMFIWNMIGALTILPALAVILYGPQEKTNK
- a CDS encoding WD40/YVTN/BNR-like repeat-containing protein; this encodes MYYSTFKHSINQLALKIFICSLLSCSAYAEYQDPLDIAPIPSSIAKYALLLDIVTIPTRTVCVGERGIIIYSDNRGLSWLQADVPSSTHLNAVFFPDGKTGWAVGEDQVILKTNNGGQKWIHQYDARAGESKGSLLDVWFQDIQQGYAVGAFNTLLRTSDGGHTWENWQTHIDNDDEWHLFSIGAGSKGNIYIASESGLIFRSTDHGENFQALRTSHKGSFHGLIVQGNEAGSDSILAFGVGGVLMLSEDNGENWTQIETGTQAGLSSGVWLNERRALLSAADGAVVVVDLDTKLSKLSSSETGLPLSGIELLDKELIGIVGLGGIQIISVSSLGTQRK
- a CDS encoding DUF1329 domain-containing protein, encoding MCKQKVLGILVAPFLLGCSVVFAAVSPEESERLVTDLTPVGAERKGNADGSIPAWTGGLTSPLPGWPNEEFDRPNPYSQDKVVFTITSANYKNYADQLTPGTRALFEIYPDDFRMDIYPTRRTAAFPDAFYSATKNNATSAKLVDEGKGVEGAAGGIPFPIPKSGSEAIWNYLLSNPNSAVRSVTAQEAIIFNNGQRQDWTYEMMMYSPFQDLATTSKNEDVLFKTSVQYTQPARDAGEGVVVIDSVNASKAPRQAWSYDPGERRVRRAPSLKFDTPDRALNVIDDVDVYSGSPERYDWTLIGKKEMYVPYNNNRLNSPKNKIADITTTPYINPDLIRYELHRVWVVEGTVKEGQRHLYQKRIKYLDEDSWRILASERYDGSGELWRIGYSYPVVAPEIPLVSAGAYTNIDLKEGGYHVIGLPAEGIGYNFAATPPNASYFTAAALRRRGR
- a CDS encoding DUF1302 domain-containing protein, with protein sequence MRDIAIEQRRAVLLSVVSLGALLFSNVSHAVQLPFSSDSELTGNLDVTLGYATSIRAENKQADPNALGLNELTELRVPNAGDQFSNIYSAGLDLDMGWRNYGLIMSAAYQYDSKIMDSGAIDPLSTVLLGGNGLGSAGRWSNAAKDYAGNTFNLLDVYVYGEFNIGEKPLEIRLGKQVINWGEGLFFLDGVSTQTPLNISKLTTPGTEFKQAFVGTNTLYGQLGIGDTGALSAYYQAEWLRSEMPIAGTQYGADPLYRGNSETIVRSGAFLGLPNDISYVDSERTPDDTGQWGISYRGLIGDDYEFGVYYSRYHEKLAFFESTVDLSALNATNGGACSFTSLLCARQFWPENIDMFGASLATTIGGIAIAGEIAYRPDRPLMNLNSGIGAFGAAPGSLGVSKHDTLNLTVNTLWVGGKGFLGIDSQQVLTQFGIDYLSGNARNVTVHQSVTRDGSNNLIGSTQSADNISYGVAGQWTGTWFSVLPAVDLSLTVFLQHDIEGYSHFYGNFAEGRTQLSTTLKANFSNEWEASLGYNRFDQEESDYEDLDSYQFSINYKF
- a CDS encoding response regulator; the protein is MIRVLLVDDHPLVLDGINACLSSEPGIEVVGQASNGLEALELAESLSPAVVLMDVSMPVMNGLEATKEMQLRFPACRVLILSMHENREYILQLMQSGAAGYVLKDVASEELVRAIEVVNQGGTYFSSRASEALVKQFAPDNKHSYNEDRPCLTKREESVLKLLAEGGSNKDIARKLDISVRTVETHRQNIKQKLNIQTAAGLAKYAIENNIV
- a CDS encoding cache domain-containing protein yields the protein MEVDQKLRHDVLKSKQSVYMMPLKLKILTLALLPLLLVTGIITLVSIKQAQSLSELEIATFEQNLLASKKAELEHYVSLALTSIEPVMNTPWLKDFEAQEKIKRILTGLTYGEDGYFFVYDADGINLVHPAQPELVGQNLISLTDDKGDAVIKNLLLLAEQGGGFHRYVWRKPSKGGNEDKLSYVIQLPKWGWMMGTGLYVDDIAKEVAKTRQQVTHNIRNTFFTVLVITSATAIIIVMIGIAINVHESRLADARLRELAHKSVQFQVGQRRRFARELHDGINQLMVSVKFRVELGLNKIRKGDKTAEEDLSKGVDVLNQAIQEVRRISHDLRPSLLDDLGLTSALKSLLDEYEARTGIIVETQLDFPAQRLPEDIEITLYRVVQEALCNVDKHSGADEVRLKTWVQGGYIWTTLKDNGCGFKANQTLGEGIGLRNMHDRIELLSGEFLLTSEPGSGTQLTVKLPLA